The Paenibacillus sophorae genome has a segment encoding these proteins:
- a CDS encoding TetR/AcrR family transcriptional regulator — MGSEENDVKLRILQAAKKLFARQGFNATTVRQICEEAGANVSLVSYYFGGKDKVFDALFTEYFSHDILEGDRLSRMDAVSGLKLLIREITAYRLREPEMISLLQQEIIMQSPRMDKIQELTLPIWTLLRDWLKLGRDQGVFRFRSLDHTFISVLGSILFHNKTFYFNQILDNSEENPDLLMEDLTQFIFQAIGYEEQA, encoded by the coding sequence ATGGGCTCCGAAGAAAATGACGTTAAGCTGCGTATTTTGCAGGCCGCGAAGAAGCTGTTCGCGCGGCAGGGCTTCAACGCTACAACCGTACGACAAATATGCGAGGAGGCGGGCGCCAATGTATCGCTCGTCTCGTATTATTTTGGCGGCAAGGACAAGGTGTTCGATGCCCTGTTCACGGAATACTTTTCGCACGATATATTAGAAGGAGATCGACTGTCCCGGATGGATGCGGTCTCGGGTCTCAAACTGCTGATACGGGAGATCACCGCTTACCGGCTGCGTGAGCCGGAAATGATCAGTCTGCTACAGCAGGAAATCATCATGCAGTCCCCCCGAATGGATAAGATACAAGAATTGACGCTGCCGATTTGGACACTGCTCCGGGATTGGCTGAAGCTGGGCCGGGATCAGGGCGTGTTTCGTTTCCGGTCACTTGATCACACGTTCATCAGTGTACTTGGCAGCATCCTGTTTCACAACAAAACGTTTTATTTCAACCAGATTCTCGACAATAGCGAAGAAAATCCGGATTTGCTTATGGAGGATTTGACACAGTTTATTTTTCAGGCGATCGGTTATGAGGAACAAGCATAG
- a CDS encoding helix-turn-helix domain-containing protein, translating into MTREVRTISFDADLKVEVYRFEGIMQKFPNHFHDYYVIGFIEQGKRHLLCKNEEYIINSGDVVIFNPQDPHACEQIDGNTLDYRCLNIQPEVMRQYVLEITGMEYLPCFTPTVLYRSELAISLHDLHLMVLEGQPDFQKEELFLLLLEQLLREYSDVSAPGPSQEITSEIKIICEYIESHFAQSITLNHLSKLTGLSKYHLLRSFTRQKGISPYSYLATIRINHAKRLLEQGVPPIDVAIQTGFSDQSHFTNFFKKLIGLTPKQYARIFIHETGSKRSADITA; encoded by the coding sequence ATGACTCGTGAAGTTCGAACGATAAGCTTCGATGCGGACTTAAAGGTTGAAGTGTATCGGTTTGAAGGAATTATGCAAAAGTTCCCCAACCATTTTCATGATTATTATGTCATTGGTTTTATTGAACAAGGCAAGCGGCATCTGCTTTGTAAAAATGAGGAGTACATCATTAACAGCGGAGATGTGGTGATCTTTAACCCGCAAGATCCCCACGCCTGTGAACAGATCGACGGGAATACGCTTGACTATCGCTGCCTCAACATTCAGCCAGAGGTAATGCGCCAATACGTGCTGGAAATTACAGGAATGGAGTATTTGCCTTGTTTCACACCAACCGTTCTCTACCGCAGTGAACTGGCAATATCCCTGCATGATCTGCATCTAATGGTTTTGGAGGGGCAACCCGATTTTCAAAAAGAAGAATTGTTTCTGTTACTCCTGGAGCAGCTGCTGAGAGAATATTCAGACGTAAGTGCTCCTGGTCCCTCTCAGGAAATCACTTCTGAAATCAAAATCATATGCGAATACATAGAGTCACATTTTGCGCAAAGCATTACTCTAAATCATTTAAGTAAATTGACAGGACTCAGCAAATATCACCTGCTGCGCTCATTTACAAGACAAAAAGGAATCTCGCCGTACAGCTACCTGGCAACTATTCGGATTAACCATGCTAAAAGGCTGTTGGAACAAGGAGTGCCCCCGATCGATGTGGCTATTCAAACCGGTTTTAGCGATCAGAGCCACTTTACAAATTTCTTCAAAAAACTGATTGGCTTAACCCCCAAGCAATATGCGCGTATATTTATTCATGAAACGGGATCGAAACGATCTGCGGATATCACGGCATGA
- a CDS encoding DMT family transporter produces MDQRKVTTGHLLALVTILIWGTTFISTKILLTDFAPVEILFFRFLIGYIVLFLVYSRPIRTKDFKEELLFISAGLCGVTLYFLIENIALIYTLASHVGVIVSIAPFFTAVLAHFFLEEEKLNAQFIIGFSLALTGIILIGLNGNFLLQLNPVGDLLAFLAPAVWAIYSVLMRKISGLKHHTTSATRRVFFYGLLFMLPVLFLHKFNLDPDRFHKISNLTNLLYLGLGASALCFVTWNRAVGILGAVKTSVYIYIVPVITVAASALILHEKITWATLAGTLLTLTGSYISERKPNTIRKGKVRCEQT; encoded by the coding sequence ATGGATCAGCGCAAGGTCACAACCGGACACCTGTTGGCACTGGTCACGATTTTAATCTGGGGAACAACCTTTATCTCCACAAAAATACTGCTAACTGACTTTGCCCCCGTTGAAATTCTGTTTTTTCGCTTTCTCATCGGGTACATTGTCTTGTTTCTTGTCTATTCTCGCCCAATCCGAACTAAGGATTTTAAAGAAGAATTGCTGTTTATCTCGGCAGGACTTTGCGGGGTCACATTATACTTTTTAATAGAAAATATAGCCCTTATTTATACGCTTGCTTCCCACGTAGGCGTGATCGTTTCAATCGCTCCCTTTTTCACGGCGGTTTTGGCTCACTTCTTTTTAGAGGAAGAAAAATTAAATGCTCAATTTATTATAGGATTTTCGCTTGCGCTGACAGGAATTATATTAATCGGGCTCAACGGGAATTTCCTCTTGCAGCTGAACCCGGTCGGAGACCTATTAGCGTTCTTGGCCCCTGCTGTTTGGGCAATTTATTCTGTCTTGATGCGAAAAATAAGCGGGCTAAAGCATCACACCACCAGCGCGACCCGCAGAGTATTCTTTTATGGACTGCTATTTATGCTGCCTGTGTTATTTCTTCATAAATTCAATCTTGACCCGGATCGATTCCATAAAATTTCAAATCTTACAAACCTTTTATACTTGGGCCTGGGAGCCTCCGCATTATGTTTTGTAACCTGGAACCGGGCGGTAGGAATCTTGGGAGCGGTAAAAACAAGCGTGTACATTTATATTGTGCCTGTCATTACAGTGGCAGCCTCTGCCCTTATTCTGCATGAAAAGATCACCTGGGCAACCCTGGCAGGAACCCTTCTGACTCTAACCGGTTCCTATATTTCAGAGCGGAAACCTAACACGATTAGAAAAGGAAAGGTGCGCTGCGAACAGACTTAA
- a CDS encoding DNA-binding protein, producing MFQSFLRVRKTWTSLVIAVVLASGLGIPSLQVNAEGPSNPAPSITPTTVNGKKVLFDNTHAQTAGAADWVIDGGFSDFANGLAAEGYYVKELRKSTEITLSDLSDYDVFVIPEANIPYKTSEQTALLNYVKDGGSIFFISDHYNADRNKNRWDASEVFNGYRRGAWSNPALGMSTEEAASSAMSGVASEDWLSSNFGVRFRYNALGDVTANNIVTPSQAFNITSGVSTVAVHAGSTLAITDPAKAKGIVYVPTTATAWSSAVDAGVYNGGGIAEGPFVAVAKVSAGKAGFIGDSSAVEDASPKYKKEETGGTKTTYNGYEEEDDATLLINMVNWLATPESYTTLSSVPGLTLDMATSLYSWEAPASSTEPETEPWASPATGYKWYDPSTFKTGSYGTNSTSTTTPTYAFDHQATLPNHYEFEVEVIVTGLTANSTTSGYSLGVYTSTGTQVAKVKNSDGSWPSSYGYSSTFSLTANSSGVASKTLTVTINPSVTGAANMRLRLSGTAKYTEAVTIADVPVE from the coding sequence ATGTTTCAAAGCTTCCTGCGGGTACGCAAAACCTGGACGAGCCTGGTGATTGCCGTTGTGCTGGCGTCGGGTTTAGGGATCCCGTCGCTGCAGGTCAACGCGGAAGGACCGTCCAATCCGGCACCCAGCATCACCCCGACCACGGTGAACGGCAAGAAGGTTCTGTTCGACAATACACATGCCCAGACTGCTGGCGCGGCGGATTGGGTCATCGACGGCGGCTTCTCGGATTTCGCCAACGGATTGGCGGCCGAAGGCTATTACGTTAAGGAGCTTCGCAAGAGCACGGAGATTACCTTGTCGGATCTGTCCGACTACGACGTATTCGTCATTCCGGAAGCTAATATCCCTTACAAGACATCGGAGCAGACCGCTCTGCTTAACTATGTAAAGGACGGCGGGAGCATTTTCTTCATCAGCGATCATTACAACGCAGACCGGAACAAAAACCGTTGGGACGCATCGGAGGTCTTCAACGGCTATCGACGGGGAGCCTGGTCGAATCCTGCGCTCGGAATGAGCACGGAGGAAGCTGCTTCGTCCGCTATGTCCGGGGTCGCCAGCGAGGACTGGCTGTCTTCCAACTTCGGTGTGAGATTCCGCTACAACGCGCTCGGCGACGTGACAGCAAACAATATCGTGACGCCGTCGCAAGCGTTCAATATTACAAGCGGGGTATCCACCGTTGCCGTTCACGCCGGTTCAACGCTCGCCATTACCGACCCGGCTAAGGCGAAGGGAATCGTCTATGTTCCGACAACGGCTACCGCATGGTCGAGTGCAGTGGATGCCGGAGTTTATAACGGCGGCGGGATTGCGGAAGGGCCGTTTGTCGCCGTAGCCAAGGTTAGCGCCGGCAAAGCGGGCTTTATTGGAGATTCCTCCGCGGTGGAAGACGCTTCACCTAAATATAAGAAAGAAGAGACGGGCGGTACCAAAACGACTTACAACGGCTATGAGGAGGAGGATGACGCCACTCTCTTGATCAACATGGTAAACTGGCTCGCGACGCCGGAGAGCTATACAACTCTCTCCTCGGTACCTGGGCTTACACTGGATATGGCAACTTCGTTGTACAGCTGGGAAGCGCCCGCCAGCTCCACGGAGCCGGAGACTGAGCCTTGGGCATCCCCGGCTACCGGGTACAAATGGTATGATCCTTCCACGTTCAAGACCGGCTCTTATGGTACCAACTCGACCTCCACCACGACGCCAACTTATGCGTTCGACCATCAAGCAACGCTTCCGAACCATTATGAGTTCGAGGTAGAAGTGATCGTCACCGGTCTGACGGCCAACTCGACGACCTCTGGCTATAGCCTCGGAGTATACACCAGTACGGGGACGCAAGTCGCGAAGGTTAAGAACAGCGACGGTTCGTGGCCGTCATCCTATGGCTACAGCTCAACCTTCTCGCTGACGGCCAATTCAAGCGGTGTTGCCTCCAAGACATTAACTGTAACAATCAATCCGAGCGTAACCGGCGCAGCCAATATGCGATTGAGATTGAGCGGTACAGCAAAGTACACCGAGGCTGTGACGATAGCAGACGTTCCTGTCGAGTAA
- a CDS encoding flavodoxin family protein, with protein sequence MKVIAVNGSPRTNRNTATLLQEALHGAEAQGAETKLVHLYDLNYKGCASCLSCKRKGSRLGGLCAMKDDLKEVLREILTCDVLLLGSPIYFGNVTGEMRSFLERLLFPNLSYNEGERSTFEGRINSGFIYTMNVTEERMKEANYEAVFQSNRNLLQILGGDSEILLSYDTYQFTDYSKYEASRFDAAHKARVREEQFPVDRRKAFELGARLAVV encoded by the coding sequence ATGAAAGTCATTGCTGTCAACGGCAGTCCGAGAACAAACCGCAATACAGCGACACTGCTTCAGGAAGCGCTCCATGGGGCGGAGGCCCAGGGGGCGGAGACAAAGCTGGTGCATTTGTATGATCTGAATTACAAGGGATGCGCGAGCTGTTTGTCCTGTAAAAGAAAGGGCAGCCGGTTGGGCGGACTATGTGCCATGAAGGACGATTTGAAAGAAGTGCTCAGGGAAATTCTGACTTGCGACGTCCTACTGCTTGGTTCCCCTATCTATTTCGGCAATGTTACCGGAGAAATGCGAAGCTTTTTGGAGCGGCTGCTGTTCCCCAATTTATCCTACAACGAAGGAGAAAGATCCACTTTTGAGGGCAGGATCAACTCAGGCTTCATCTATACCATGAATGTCACAGAAGAACGGATGAAAGAGGCGAATTACGAGGCGGTATTCCAGAGTAACCGAAATCTTCTACAGATACTGGGCGGGGATTCGGAGATTTTGCTTTCCTATGATACGTACCAATTTACCGATTATTCCAAGTATGAAGCTTCCAGATTCGACGCTGCGCACAAGGCTAGGGTAAGGGAGGAGCAGTTTCCCGTCGACCGCAGGAAGGCGTTTGAGCTCGGAGCCCGTTTGGCTGTCGTATGA
- a CDS encoding nitrogenase component 1 — MRIRKMSLCVEQIRHVCTLGAFESVLAIKRAVPIVHAGPGCVAKLWTTLGSQNGHQGSGYVGGHAIPCTNASEKEVVFGGTDRLRTVITNTFDVIDGDLFVVLTGCTSDIIGDDVGEITRKFQAQGKPIVYVETGGFKGSNLIGHELVLDAIIDQYLQPQQVEPGLVNIWSSVPYQNTFWSGDIEQLNILISSLGLKPNVIFGPDSSVDAVNNIPKAQFNLVISPWVGLRTAEHLEDKFGTPFLHYPALPIGPTETSNFLRTVGEFAGIDPSVVENVIRKQEDRYFYYLERAADTLLETRLLPRRFITVADSLYALGIAKFLTNDMGLIPEKQFITDDTPTNYQSDVAAEFAKFTNDIVAETTFSNDGGFIEEEIRRLKIRSRPLILGSSWERVVARDLNAYQLSVSAPIGNEMVLSKSYVGYNGALQLVEDIYSVVLNDFM; from the coding sequence GTGAGAATAAGAAAAATGTCGCTGTGCGTTGAGCAAATCAGACATGTGTGCACACTCGGTGCGTTTGAATCGGTACTGGCCATCAAAAGAGCGGTGCCCATCGTCCATGCCGGTCCGGGGTGTGTGGCCAAGCTGTGGACAACACTCGGAAGTCAAAACGGACATCAAGGTTCGGGCTATGTCGGGGGACATGCGATTCCCTGTACCAATGCCTCGGAAAAAGAAGTGGTGTTTGGAGGTACGGACCGGCTGCGCACAGTCATCACCAATACCTTCGATGTCATCGATGGTGATCTTTTCGTAGTGCTGACAGGCTGCACATCGGATATCATTGGGGATGACGTGGGGGAGATTACAAGAAAGTTCCAGGCCCAAGGCAAACCAATTGTATATGTGGAAACCGGCGGGTTCAAGGGAAGCAATCTGATCGGTCATGAACTGGTTCTGGATGCCATTATCGACCAGTATTTGCAGCCGCAGCAGGTAGAACCGGGACTGGTCAATATCTGGTCGTCAGTGCCCTATCAGAATACCTTCTGGTCGGGTGACATCGAGCAGCTGAACATTCTCATTTCTTCACTTGGGCTGAAACCGAATGTGATCTTCGGACCGGATAGCAGCGTTGACGCTGTCAATAACATACCTAAAGCGCAGTTTAATCTGGTGATCTCTCCATGGGTGGGACTCCGGACCGCCGAGCATTTGGAGGATAAATTTGGTACACCGTTTCTGCATTATCCGGCGCTTCCGATCGGTCCGACCGAAACCTCCAATTTCCTGAGAACGGTAGGTGAATTTGCCGGGATTGATCCTTCAGTAGTTGAAAATGTCATCCGCAAGCAGGAGGATCGATATTTCTACTATTTGGAAAGAGCAGCCGATACTTTGTTGGAAACAAGACTGCTGCCGAGACGCTTCATTACGGTGGCGGACAGCCTGTATGCGCTGGGAATCGCCAAATTTTTGACCAATGATATGGGATTAATCCCGGAGAAGCAGTTTATCACCGATGATACACCAACTAATTATCAAAGCGACGTTGCCGCTGAATTTGCAAAATTCACAAACGATATCGTTGCCGAGACAACATTTTCAAATGACGGAGGTTTCATTGAAGAAGAAATAAGAAGACTAAAAATTAGAAGCCGTCCTCTTATTCTAGGCAGTTCCTGGGAGCGGGTGGTTGCAAGAGACTTAAACGCCTATCAATTATCTGTTTCCGCACCCATCGGCAATGAGATGGTATTGAGCAAATCCTACGTCGGATATAATGGAGCATTACAATTAGTTGAAGATATCTATTCCGTCGTTTTGAATGATTTCATGTGA
- a CDS encoding nitrogenase component 1 — MSINLDRSQVIIREKRLKSIVGYQGTIKDLAEQSQSGCLKNASRGFSQATNCNSGCAQGYLSSITDAAIVNHGPIGCAGDVAGANAGFQWGQRIRGWNQRNVRVINTNMSEKAVVFGGDKILKEGILKAYERFKPKAIFVTTSCASGIIGDDIESTIKSAEAEIGIPVVPVFCEGFRSQIWASGFDAAFHALLTRIVKPAEKKRPELVNVINFVGSGRALITEIFGRLGLVPQFGTQYSSIEEISRWSEAGATISICGTLGGYMGNGLEQNFGVPYVTALQPHGISGFDDWLTKLGETVGKEKEVEEYLAEQKILAAPELEEIKFKLKGKKVVVGMGPSFAHNYIRFLEDLGMEVVWGFSWHYDAKHDHGGCPSCTVELTKKDKDIPVSVSDQQNHEVINLLSKVKPDIFIGRHPGMSVWATKMGIPAIMVSDEYSAFGYQGTIEFGHRIIDALTNNNLALNLSKRINLPYTEWWLEQDPFEFLEQNNKRTESENKKNVAVR, encoded by the coding sequence GTGTCAATTAATTTAGATCGCTCACAGGTAATCATCAGGGAAAAAAGACTGAAATCCATCGTAGGGTATCAAGGAACGATCAAGGATTTGGCGGAACAATCACAATCAGGATGTCTGAAAAATGCATCCAGAGGATTCAGCCAGGCTACAAATTGCAACTCGGGCTGTGCACAGGGGTATTTATCTTCGATAACGGACGCGGCTATCGTCAATCATGGACCCATCGGCTGTGCAGGTGACGTTGCAGGCGCAAACGCGGGGTTTCAATGGGGGCAGAGAATCAGAGGCTGGAACCAGAGAAACGTTAGAGTCATCAATACCAATATGTCGGAAAAGGCTGTCGTTTTCGGCGGAGACAAGATTCTGAAAGAAGGCATCCTGAAAGCCTATGAAAGATTTAAACCCAAAGCGATCTTTGTCACCACATCCTGCGCTTCCGGCATTATCGGAGACGATATTGAGAGCACGATAAAAAGTGCGGAAGCGGAGATTGGCATCCCCGTAGTTCCCGTATTTTGTGAAGGTTTCCGGTCACAGATCTGGGCATCCGGATTTGATGCGGCGTTCCATGCCCTGTTGACACGAATTGTCAAACCTGCCGAGAAGAAGCGTCCCGAATTGGTGAATGTCATCAATTTTGTGGGCAGCGGCCGGGCTCTAATTACGGAGATTTTCGGGCGCTTGGGGCTCGTGCCCCAGTTCGGAACCCAGTACAGCAGCATTGAGGAAATCTCCAGATGGTCGGAAGCCGGGGCTACAATTAGCATTTGCGGCACGCTCGGCGGCTATATGGGAAATGGCCTGGAGCAGAATTTTGGCGTTCCATATGTAACGGCGCTGCAGCCGCACGGGATTTCGGGCTTTGATGACTGGCTCACCAAGCTTGGAGAGACCGTAGGCAAGGAGAAAGAAGTGGAAGAGTACCTTGCCGAACAAAAGATTCTTGCTGCGCCTGAATTGGAAGAGATCAAGTTTAAGCTGAAAGGCAAAAAAGTGGTCGTCGGCATGGGGCCTAGCTTCGCGCATAACTATATCCGGTTTCTCGAGGATCTCGGCATGGAAGTGGTATGGGGATTCTCCTGGCATTACGATGCCAAGCATGATCATGGCGGATGCCCTTCCTGCACAGTGGAATTGACCAAGAAAGACAAAGATATCCCGGTCAGCGTAAGTGATCAGCAGAATCACGAGGTCATCAATTTGCTGTCCAAGGTCAAGCCGGATATTTTCATCGGAAGACATCCCGGAATGTCCGTCTGGGCTACAAAGATGGGTATTCCCGCCATCATGGTCAGCGATGAGTACAGCGCCTTCGGTTATCAGGGAACGATCGAGTTCGGACACCGCATTATCGATGCCCTGACCAACAATAATCTTGCCTTGAATCTGTCGAAACGAATTAATCTGCCCTACACCGAATGGTGGCTGGAGCAGGATCCTTTCGAATTCCTGGAACAAAATAATAAGAGAACAGAAAGTGAGAATAAGAAAAATGTCGCTGTGCGTTGA
- a CDS encoding HD domain-containing protein: protein MMKKEQVLEKTKQFVKEKLEGEGSGHDWWHIVRVYNNAIDIAKQTKEADCFIVELGALLHDIADHKFGYTDDDRRRMISDFLGKLEVSKEIIEDVVYIANNISFKGGANTHKLSTIEAKIVQDADRLDAIGAMGIGRTFAYGGHVNRPMYNPAFTNNAVDVTDGNSENDTISHFYEKLLLLKDLMNTSIGAQKAQRRHDIMVEFLNNFYAEWNGEI from the coding sequence ATGATGAAAAAAGAGCAAGTATTGGAGAAGACCAAACAATTTGTAAAAGAAAAGCTTGAAGGCGAAGGCTCAGGACATGATTGGTGGCATATTGTTAGAGTCTATAATAATGCTATAGATATTGCCAAACAAACAAAAGAAGCGGATTGTTTTATTGTTGAATTAGGAGCATTGCTTCATGATATTGCTGACCATAAATTTGGGTACACTGACGATGATCGAAGAAGAATGATTTCAGATTTCTTGGGTAAATTAGAAGTTTCTAAAGAAATTATTGAAGATGTAGTATACATAGCAAATAATATTTCTTTTAAGGGTGGAGCTAATACACATAAATTGTCTACTATTGAAGCCAAAATTGTTCAAGATGCCGACAGACTTGACGCCATTGGAGCGATGGGTATAGGTAGAACATTTGCTTATGGAGGACATGTCAATAGACCTATGTATAATCCGGCATTTACCAATAACGCTGTCGACGTTACAGATGGAAATTCTGAAAATGATACGATTAGTCACTTCTACGAAAAACTGTTACTATTAAAAGATTTAATGAATACAAGTATTGGAGCACAGAAAGCTCAAAGAAGACATGACATTATGGTAGAGTTCTTAAATAATTTCTATGCAGAATGGAATGGAGAAATTTGA
- a CDS encoding sensor histidine kinase: protein MKKPRLLTSIYAKFAILFLLIWWVLNSLTFGVTINIIANSFFDKLSMDHDQLMAEFRRVRTITGLVFLASAAVGTIIILIAVRSIVKPIKRLSKASKEVAKGNFDIEVKVTSADEMGQLTADFNLMTKELKNIDVLRKDFVSSVSHEFKTPITSIKGFAKLIRDNPLTDEQFSEYTEIIVNESERLSVLSSNLLKLSELDSKAIREQATVFSLDEQIRKAVLILEAAWSKREIEFDIDLEEITITGDEHLLQEVWLNLIQNAIKFSNQQGSIKIGLHQSGELAKVEITDHGIGIREEDKERIFERFFKGDKSRSQDGNGLGLVIVRKIVEMSSGKVYFESESGKGTTFIVELPQISPFHSA, encoded by the coding sequence ATGAAAAAGCCCCGTCTGCTTACATCCATTTATGCTAAATTCGCGATCCTTTTTTTGCTAATATGGTGGGTATTAAATTCATTGACTTTCGGTGTGACCATAAATATCATTGCCAATAGTTTTTTTGATAAATTGTCTATGGACCATGACCAGTTAATGGCTGAATTTAGAAGAGTCCGAACGATTACCGGTCTTGTATTTCTTGCAAGCGCCGCCGTAGGAACAATCATCATCTTAATTGCGGTAAGAAGCATTGTAAAACCGATCAAGAGGCTGTCAAAGGCATCGAAAGAGGTGGCCAAAGGCAACTTCGATATTGAGGTAAAAGTAACCAGCGCAGATGAAATGGGGCAGTTAACCGCCGATTTTAACTTGATGACTAAGGAACTGAAAAATATCGACGTGCTGCGTAAAGATTTTGTATCCAGCGTGTCCCATGAGTTTAAGACACCCATTACATCCATAAAGGGTTTTGCCAAGCTAATTAGAGATAATCCGTTGACGGATGAGCAATTCTCGGAATATACAGAAATCATCGTGAACGAAAGTGAGCGGTTGTCGGTGCTTTCGTCCAATCTATTAAAGCTTTCCGAGCTGGATAGTAAAGCGATACGAGAGCAGGCAACCGTCTTTTCGCTGGATGAACAGATCAGGAAAGCGGTATTAATCCTGGAAGCCGCGTGGTCCAAGAGAGAGATTGAATTTGACATCGATTTAGAGGAAATAACCATAACGGGCGATGAGCATTTGCTTCAGGAGGTCTGGTTAAACCTGATTCAGAATGCCATTAAATTTTCGAATCAGCAGGGTTCGATAAAAATTGGTCTGCATCAGAGCGGAGAGCTCGCAAAAGTGGAGATTACAGACCATGGCATCGGTATCAGGGAAGAGGATAAGGAGCGTATTTTTGAACGGTTCTTTAAAGGCGACAAATCACGCTCGCAGGACGGAAATGGATTAGGGCTTGTTATAGTTAGGAAAATCGTTGAGATGTCGAGTGGAAAGGTATACTTTGAAAGTGAATCAGGCAAAGGCACTACCTTTATCGTTGAACTACCTCAAATTTCTCCATTCCATTCTGCATAG
- a CDS encoding response regulator transcription factor — MVNILVVDDNESIRKLMTTYLIRDGYHVFAASDGLKALEVLDTEHIDLMIADIMMPNMDGYTLTEELRSSRHELPILMITAKETFEDKKKGFLVGTDDYMVKPIDFDEMLLRVHALLRRAKISNEHRIVIGEIILDYETLTVTTPAETFILPKKEFYLLFKLLSYPQKIFTRQDLMDEIWGLDNDTDERTIDVHIKRLREKFDGFEEFKIITVRGLGYKVEKLI; from the coding sequence ATGGTCAATATTCTGGTTGTTGATGATAATGAAAGTATCCGAAAGCTGATGACAACATATCTGATCCGCGATGGATATCACGTTTTTGCCGCTTCTGATGGTTTGAAAGCATTGGAAGTGCTGGATACGGAGCATATCGATCTTATGATCGCGGATATTATGATGCCGAATATGGATGGCTACACGTTAACCGAAGAACTAAGAAGCTCAAGGCATGAGCTCCCCATACTGATGATTACGGCGAAAGAAACCTTTGAAGATAAGAAAAAAGGCTTTCTGGTCGGCACCGATGACTATATGGTAAAACCGATTGATTTTGATGAAATGCTCCTGCGGGTCCATGCTTTGCTCCGCCGGGCCAAAATTTCCAATGAGCATCGAATCGTGATCGGCGAGATTATCCTTGATTACGAAACGTTGACGGTTACAACCCCAGCCGAAACCTTCATTTTGCCTAAAAAAGAGTTTTACCTATTGTTTAAGCTTTTGAGCTATCCGCAAAAAATATTTACGCGACAGGACCTTATGGATGAAATTTGGGGACTCGATAATGACACCGACGAACGGACCATTGATGTCCATATCAAGCGCTTGCGCGAGAAATTCGATGGATTTGAGGAATTTAAAATCATCACCGTCAGAGGGCTTGGGTACAAGGTGGAAAAGCTGATATGA